TCCCTTCGACGGATGCGTGCCGATACCGATGATGTCGATACCGCTATCGGTCAGCTCGCCGACGATGGCGCAGATCTTCGTCGTGCCGATGTCGAGGCCGACGATGATCTCCCCCGACTTCTGCTTCGCCATGACTCCTCCCAGGCTCCCTCACTTTCGTGAAGGAAGCATCCTCACTGCGTCGAGTCCCCGCTCCGCACGGAGTCGGACCCACTCGAAAGCCTCACCGCCACCCAACCCGGTCGGGCACGGTTATCCAGGCGAATGATCGCGGCTGCAAGCCCCCTTGTGCTGAGCTCGCGTCGAACACGCGCCAGCCGCTGGAGCTTGACTTCCGTGTCGCCAGCACCGAGGCGCACCTCCTGCCCCGTCGCCGTCACCAGCGCAAGCCCGGTGTTCTCCAGGCGCACCTCGGACAGCCGGTCGGATCGCCCCGGCGACAGCCGCGCATAAGCACGGGTTACATCCAGCGCCTCGCGGAACTTCGAACGCACCGCGTCCGGGTCCGCCACGTACGCATCGCGCTCCATGCCGGTGACGAGCGGCAAATCCAGCCCGTCCCCCGGGGTGACGCGCTTGAAGGGCTCGCCTTCCTCGTCCAGCACGTAGAGGTCGCCCAGCACCGCCAGCGCCGCGGGTGCGTGCTCCGTCACCTCCACGGACACCCCGCGCGGAAACCGCCGCGTCACCTCCACCGTGCGAATCCACGGGTGCTGCCCCATGGCCCGCGCCAGCGCGGCCGTGTCCAGCGTCCACAGGTTCTGGCCCGCCGTGAGGCCGGACAGCTTCAAGAGCTCCGGGCGCGACGCGCGCTCCAGGCCGGTGAAGTTCACCGACTCCAGCGCGAAGCGAGGCGACACCACCGCCCACGCACGCAGCTCCATGGAGCCCCAGATGAGCCCCGCCGTCGCCACCGCCAGCCCCAGCGCCTTCGCCACCGACGGCCCGTGCGAACGGACCGCGCCCTTCACCGCGTCATTGCGCGGTGCGGCGTCCAGGCGGCGGCGGTTCTTGGATTTTCCGAAGGCCATGACTAGGGAGGCGCATGCTGCGTGCGGACGTCGAACCACGCCAGTTTTTGGCTACAGGCACGTCGCTGTAGCGGCACGGGGGAACACGCCGGCCTCACAAGAGGCCGGAACTCCAGGAAAGAACGCGCAGCGGCTCAGGCCTTGAGTGAAGCGCCCTGGAGCAGCCGCTCACAGAGCGCCGGGAAGTCGATGCCCCGCCCCGCCGCGATTTTGGGCAGGAGGCTGGAGGCCGTCATTCCGGGCAGCGTGTTGATTTCCAGCAGGAACACGTCGCCACTCTCCGTGACGATGACGTCCGAGCGCGAGCCGCCGGAACACCCCAGCGCCTTGTGGGCGCCCAGGGAGACCTCGTTGACGCGCGCGTACAGGTCCGGAGGCAGCGGCGCGGGGAAGAGATACTGAGTACCGCTGCCGGCCTTGTACTTGGCTTCGTAGTCGTAGAACTCGCGGGCGGCCTTCACTTCGATGACGCCCAGGGCCTCGTTGTCCAGCACGCCGCCCTGCACTTCCCGGCCCTTGATGAACTGCTCCACCAGGAGCGTGCCCGCGTACTTCGCGGCGTCCTGGACGGCGGCGGTGTACTCCTCGCGCGTCTTGCAGATGTGCACGCCCATGCTGCTGCCCTCGCGGCTGGGCTTCACCACCACCGGGAAGGGGAACGGCAGCCGGTCTCTTTCCGCGAGCGCGGCTTCCGCCGAGTCGAAGGCGCGGTAGGGCGGCGTGGGGATGCCGCGCGCGACGAAGATCTCCTTCGCGTACACCTTGTCCATGCCCACGGCGGACGCCATCACGCCGCTGCCGGTGTAGGGGATGAACATGGCCTCCAGGAGGCCCTGGATGCAGCCGTCCTCGCCGAAGCGGCCGTGCAGCGCGAGCCACGCCACGTCCACCTTCTCCGCGATGAGGCGCGCGGGCAG
The sequence above is drawn from the Corallococcus sp. NCRR genome and encodes:
- a CDS encoding cell division protein FtsQ/DivIB, coding for MAFGKSKNRRRLDAAPRNDAVKGAVRSHGPSVAKALGLAVATAGLIWGSMELRAWAVVSPRFALESVNFTGLERASRPELLKLSGLTAGQNLWTLDTAALARAMGQHPWIRTVEVTRRFPRGVSVEVTEHAPAALAVLGDLYVLDEEGEPFKRVTPGDGLDLPLVTGMERDAYVADPDAVRSKFREALDVTRAYARLSPGRSDRLSEVRLENTGLALVTATGQEVRLGAGDTEVKLQRLARVRRELSTRGLAAAIIRLDNRARPGWVAVRLSSGSDSVRSGDSTQ
- a CDS encoding D-alanine--D-alanine ligase codes for the protein MTTGPRGFTPAELKAKRVGVLYGGLSSEREVSLRTGAAVSGALKGMGYDVVEIDVGKDLPARLIAEKVDVAWLALHGRFGEDGCIQGLLEAMFIPYTGSGVMASAVGMDKVYAKEIFVARGIPTPPYRAFDSAEAALAERDRLPFPFPVVVKPSREGSSMGVHICKTREEYTAAVQDAAKYAGTLLVEQFIKGREVQGGVLDNEALGVIEVKAAREFYDYEAKYKAGSGTQYLFPAPLPPDLYARVNEVSLGAHKALGCSGGSRSDVIVTESGDVFLLEINTLPGMTASSLLPKIAAGRGIDFPALCERLLQGASLKA